From the genome of Brassica oleracea var. oleracea cultivar TO1000 chromosome C4, BOL, whole genome shotgun sequence:
AAAATAAAAGAACAGCAAATGCAATACATCATTGTTCTCCTCCACGACAAGCACAGCCACAAAAGCCTGTTTCAAATCCGGACATTGACATATGCAAAATAAAAAATCTGTCCCCCTTCACACCAAAATGCAAACTAAAATTTCCATCCCCTCAAATAAATATATGATCTTTTACTTTTTGTGTTTTAGTTTTCTTCCCCAAATCAGAAAAAGATTCTAACTTTGTATGAACAAGGAATCCAACTCTCTTGCACAAACTCAGGGTTCCGTTACTGGGACTGGCGCTGGAGTTTTGAGAAGTGGCTGCAAAGCTTTCACAACTATACTCATATTCGGTCTAAACTCTGATTCATATTGCACACACAATGCTGCCACCGCTGCTAGCTGCATTGCCCACATTACAGAAAAGTTTAGAGATTAAAAAAAGGACAAGGCAATTTACTTCCAGTGATGCAAAAACTGAGTTATTTTCAGTCATGGGGTGAAGACAAGTACCTTAGCTACTGATTTAGGAGGATATTCTCCTTTTAGCTTCGGATCAACACACTGCTTCACTTTGTCTTCACTGAGTCTCGGTGTAGCCTGCAATAATAATAAACAGCAAACTCCAACTTATAAGAGAGGAGATTAAGACAGAGCAGGATACAGATTTGGACAGGCACTGATAAACAAAAACATACCCAGGTTACAAGACTTTGTTGGCCACGTGGCATTGTATGATCTACAGGTTTCCTCCCTGTCAAAAGCTCTAGTAGTACAACCCCAAAGCTATACACGTCACTCTTCTGTGTCAACTGTCCAGTCATAGCATATCTGCAAAAATGGGAAGACGCACGTGTTAGCTGCCTCGTCCATACTTTAATCTGGATGCAACAGAAGTTTTGACGGTTATAAGGAAGATTACTTACTCTGGAGCGTGATAGCCAAAGGTGCCCAAGACTCTCGTAGAATGAAGACGTGCAGCATTGTCAGGAGCTTGATTTGAGAGATTGAAATCAGCAACTTTTGCTTGATAGTCTTCAAAAAGAAGCACATTGCTAGATCTCACGTCTCTATGTATGACAGGAGGCTGAACCTTCTCATGAAGGTATTCTAAACCCCTAGCTGCCTCAACGGCGATCTTCACCCTCGTTATCCAGTCAAGCGTTGGACCTGGCTGTGCACCTTGTACTCCCTTCCTACCTGTTATAACAACACATTTCAAAACCCATAGATAAAATCAATTCTATTTTATAGCACAAATGGGCTGGGAAGCTCAAGCATACCATGTAGAACGTCGTGCAGTGATCCCATTGTTGCAAACTCATAAGCAAGAACACGGAGGCTCTCATCGACACAATAGCCGACCAGCTGAATGAAATTCTCATGCTTCAGTCTTGAAACCATGGAAACCTAAGAAGACGCAAGCAATAAGATGTAAAGACAAGTTTCCCTGGAGAATTGAAGCAAAAAAAAAAAAAAGAGAGAGGTTATAACCTGACTCAAGAACTCGGTGTTTGTTTCAGCTTCAGGGGCAACATCGAGTTTCTTCAACGCAACTGCTTTACCATCACTTAGAGTTGCGTAATACACCCTTCCGTAAGATCCTTCACCAATAAGTGACTTCGATCCAAAATTGTCAGTCTTTTCTTTAACCTCTTCCACAGACAAGAGAGGAACTTCAATGGGAAGAGCTTCCTTGGGCGCCTCAGGTTTTGCAACAGCTTGTGGTTTTGGCGTATTGTTGGCTGCTGCATGTGTGTGACAAGCAACCAAACGTATTCTAATTAGAAACATACAAAGCCTCTAGTACACAAACAGTAGGCACTATAACCTATTCCCAATAGATCAATAAGTTCAAGGGAAGCCTCTTGTCTGCAGCATACCTTGAGATTGCTGCCATTGAGTTTTCAGATGTTGCTCATCGTTAGATACATCCGAATCTCCTGAACTACGCCCACAACAGATCCACCTGTGCATGCTTGTTCTCTTCAGAGCTTTTTAGTTCCTGAAATCGTTCAAAACCAAGTCAACATGTATGCATAAAAGAAACAATCTTCTACTATCTCGCCGCCATAATAGCATCATCACTTGAAACCTAAAGTGTTATATTCTCACAGGGAACTACTTCCTTGTCTCAAGTTAACTGTTTTGAGAAGTGATCCCAATATTATTCATGTATATAATACAAAACAACCTAACAAACCACAGTAACGCTTTTCCAAAACAGATCAAGATTGCAACTTTAATAAGCACAGCTTTTGTAACAAAACGTTGGTTAATCTCTTGAACTCGTAGGATTTAATAAACAAAAAATCCAGTTGCTACAAAGACAAGAAACCCAACAGCAATATTACAATCAAAAAGAGACAAAAAAAACTTTTGTCGGCAGATGATGTCGGCAATAGTCAACTTAATTAGCGAAATTGGATTCAAAGATCAGAACTTTCAAACAAGATGCGTTACCCAGATGAGAAATCTACTCGAATTAGAAAAAAAAACATACAGTTTGAATCGAGCTTGAAACGAGGAATGGGGGCAGAAACGAAATCGAATCAGAAAAATGAAGTCTAAGTAAAGAAAGCAAAGATGGGTCTGACTTGAAACGATCCAACGAGGTAGAAGATCGACGAGGGAATTGATCCCCTAATCTAAACACAAACAGAAGGAGTAAAAAATAATAATATATAGGAAAACTCTTTCTTTACCGGTTTGCACAAAACGTGTCTACGCTGAGACTTCTGTCGCTCTATTTCAAGAGGGGTTGCTTGCTTGCGTATGATTTGTCTCCTGTGTGGAGACGAGAGGAGATGCGTGAGTGGAGAAGAAGGAGAGCTTTTGTTTTGCTTGACGAGAGAGAGATGGGCAAACGCGGGGGGAAGGGATATAAACCGGCCAAACCGAAAGGAAAGCCTTAGCCGACTTTATTTTTTTTCTTCTTCTTTACGTTTCTAATTTCTAATCATTTTTTCTTCTATTCATTTTTCTCCTATAATTGAATTTGAAACCAATCACTCACCCTTTTCTTTGTTGCTTTCTTCTTGTGTTTTAATTATTTGAAGAACAAAAACTCAGTTTATCTAATAAATATTTAATTTTGAAAATACCAGATAACCTTTTTTTTTTGTCACTGATATTCCAGATAACCTAATCTACGTAAAATTATAGTTCAGGAGTGTTATTCAATCATATATATATTAACATAGTTTTAATTTAAATATAATTCACCGTTATTTGAATGATGATTTCAAATTTTATTTTTAAAAATAGTGTTGTTCAACAAATAGTAAATCAAGTTTTAAAAATTTAGCGTTAAATCATCTTTTAAAGATTTTAGAGTTCTTTATATTTTAATTTTTTAAAAGTTTTAAATTGATTTTATTGTGGTGACTCATGACTAAGTGACTGAAATCAAATTTCAAAACACATCATATAGATTTTGGAATTCACCAACTTAAACTATTTTAAAATTTTACAATTGCAAAACATAGATAATTTATTTTAAACCATTGACTGAATAAATTATTTAGAAAATTTCATACCAAATTATTATTAACATTAAAGTATCAATATAAATCGCATTAAAGTAAGGTTGAATTCTGATTTTGATTAATTCCATTATACTATCTGTAATGCATTATTAGTGAAAATGGTTGACGTGTATCTGCTCTGTCCCAATCATATTCATCCATTTTCTTTCATTTGGATTGAGCATGTGTAAGAGCATGATTAACCAGGGTTTTTTAGGATGGAGTTCTTAGCGGAAGTTAAGAAACTGTTTCTTAACTTTTAACTAAAAAAACTAAGAACCGATTCTTAAATAAGGACTCTAAGAACCGGTTATTAAATTCTTAAATAAGGACTAAGAACCGGTTCTTAGACCATGATTAACCCGGGGTTCTTAGAGTGGGGTTCTTAACTTTTAACTAAAAAATTTAAGTACCGGTTCTTAAAGTCTTTATTTAAGAACCGGTTCTTAGTTTTTTTAGTTAAAAGTTAAGAAACAGTTTCTTAACTTCTGCTAAGAACCTCATCCTAATAACCCCGGATTAATCATGCTCTTAGCTTTTTTAGTTAAGAACCGGTTCTTAAATAAGGACTCTAAGGGCAGCATTAACGGGGACGCTTAGACAAGTGCTAAGGGGTGGGCTCCATAGCAAAAGAGGAAGCAGCAACGCCAAAGACGCCAGATCAAGCGTCGTGTTTTTTCAGTGCTTGCACTGTTTCACGGACCCGACTGACATGTGGCGGCCCGCGATTGGTTCGTTTTTAATTTTTTTTTTTAAATTAGACAAAAAACTAAAAAAAAAAAAAAAAAAAAATTTAAGCACCCCAAGCGTTAATGGTGCTCTAAGAAACAGTTTCTTAACTTCCGCTTATAATAATATAGTCTCTGTAGTCTTGTGGTTTCAGTGGGGATGATTGGTGTGTTCTCCGATCCTTTAAATAACACTAACAAAAGGAATAATAAATGATTCGGTTACAGGCAAATCATTCATCTTCTGTCAACCTCCAGAGCTTTGTCTTCAACTAACTCCTAACATCTCCTTATTATTACATACAGAAGCTCTCCAAATGTTTAAAATCTCATTCTCTAAGGTAACAACTCCTTCTTTCCCTTCCTGTGTTGCTCGAAAGAATGACTTTCCATGTTGGGAAGATTATTCTGTTGACTCTCCTTTGACCATCACTAGTCTCAGTCCTTGGAGCTTCCATTTTCAGCACTCTTGTAGCTTCTGGAAACGTTGAAATTTTTTTCAAGCATATGTTGGAACTTTCTCGCTAGTCTCATCAGTTTCTGAGTTTCCACTCGTTTCTACACCCTCAAGAACTCCCATGCTGGCGAGGATCTCTTCTCTCGACTCATCTGGATACTTCACTCTATAGTACTCCAACTCCATCTCGAGATCTTGTATCTCCTTTTCCCTGTCAGCCAAAACGTCGTTTGCTCTCTCAAGCGCATCGACGTCGTGCTCGGCTTGCTCGTCCATCATTCTCAGGTACTGCAACGCTTCCATCTGGAGAGCCGCTTTCTCCTCCTGCAGCCTTGTGATCATTGCCATCGCTTCGTTTGTAGCGATTGCCGACGCATTTCTTTCTTCCTCTAACTCTTTGCTTAATTCTCTTAGACATTTCCTGTCGTACTCTAGCTGTTGCTTCAGCAGATCAACGAGACTTTCGCCCTCGATGTCGCTGCTGATGCTTGCAAAGGACTCCACGGATGCAGAGTTTTTTAGCTCCGGTGGTTCCTTTGAAGTGGATTGAGTTTCTGTTACCTTTGAGGAATCTTTGTCGCTATGTTGTAATGAGGGTTCTTGGCTGGAGAGTTTTGGTGACGTCAAAGGATCAGTCTCTTCATGATCATCTCCATGCTCTTCTTTAACTGAGTGTTCTTCTGTGGCAGAACCAGTTGCATTGTTTGATGTCAACTGTTCAGAGGCTCCATTGTCCACATCATCTACTTCATGACTATCTTCTACTTCCTCACTGGATTGTTCTTCAGCTGAGACAGATACTTCTTTTGAGGTCAACGGCTCCGAGTGTTCGTTGACCTCTTCCACTTCTTCATTACTGAAGTACTCTTCTGCAACATTCTTTTCATTAGTCTCTTTTTCTTCCTCACTAGACTGTTCATGTGCTGGAGCATCTGACGTTGACGGCTTGCAATCTTCTTCAGCTCCATCTTCCTCGTTATCTGCAACAGAATCAGGCTGATGAGCAGACACTTTTTGCTCCATAGTTGCATCAGATTCTTCCATCTTCACATCCGAATCGGATATGTTTTGAGCAGAGTCTGCGGAATCATCATGCTCTTGAATCTGGAGTTCCTGAGAGGCAGAGTTTTCTCTACGACTCAAAAACTCTCCACCAGAAGGAGATGAGTTGCCACTTGGCTCAGTTTCATTATCTGAAAGAAATAACTTCATATTAAGGAACAATATGACATGAATGCACGACCAATCCTTGTGCAAAACCGAATGAAACATTGGCTTTAGGCTCCAAAATATTTGAAGAAAATTACATAGACCCCAAAAAAATTAATTAAATTTTTTAATAAATAGCCTATGGCTTCCAAAATCTCAGGACCGACCTGCATGAATTCATAGATTTTGACTAGTGTATCATGAGGTAAACGTACCGTTTTGTGTTGATGCTCCTGCATTGTCCTCTTGAGGTAAGTCCAGTGAGAATGGACGAGCTTCACTCATAGTTATAAGTTCAAAGATTACAGATGCATGCTCTCCTAGTGGGACAGGTGGTTGGTCTTGAGTCTTATCTACAATCTTACGTTCATGCATGGGAGATCCGACGTTTTTATAATCTTTGTTCTTATCCTTATTGTCTTGCACATCCTGTTTACGCTTCGGTGTCTTCTTGTCTTCAAACGATGTCCTAGACCGAGACTTGCGAACACGTGTCTCAGGTGGATCAACAACATTGAAGTCAGTCATCTGGAGGAAAGCATCATCATCTGTAAACAAAAAGTCAGACTCAGAGCCGGAGTGAACCTTCAGCTCTGTGTAACCTGCGTGAGCCACACCGTCGCTGCGGCTTCCAGCGTCAACATACTCACCACCGCTCGTCGCCGGTCTACGATCTCTCATCTTCTTCAAACTCCCACCGCTTCCTCTTCGGGTAAGATGATGCCTCGGAGCAGGAATGTTAGGTTTAGAGTTTCTTCCACGAGAGCCTAACCTAATCAGTCTCTGCGTATGGTGCCTTGCCCTCCACGGTTTATCGCAGCAAGAACACGACCTAAGGTGAGCAGAGTGGCTTGTGGAGAGCAGATCATACCCTAGCTTCCCTAGAAGCAATCTGTTCACGTCTGGATTCGGACCGGTCGTTTTGGTGAAGGACAATAGACAATCGTTACACATTCCTCGGCAGTCGGCGAGCTTGTTGTCGTGGTTTAGACACGACATGTAAGATGAGACCTCTGATCTGTGGTTTCTGCAGATGAGCAGTCTCCAGTGGAGAGGATGAAGGATCTTGGAGCAGAGGAAACATGGCATCTGCAGTCTGCAGTAGCGTGCGAACCAGACGAGGAGATAGGAGAGGAGAGCGTCGATAAGCATGAGGAATATGAGGAACCATTCGCATGCTGCGTAGGTTAGCACAGGAACCTTTTGATCAAACATGACATTTGGAACCATCTTTCAGACTGGTGGTGACAGTGAGTTCTGGAGAACATTAAAACTCATCACTTGAAAGCAAAAATTAAGGGGCACAACTCAGAGTCTTGTGTCTGAGATTTGCATTTTCTTGAGCATTTGGAAGTGAAAACGTGAAAGATCCTAAACTTGAAAACTTGGCTTCAAGATTAATCGGCCAAACAAACTTGTTCAACGATTTGTTATTTCTGGTTTCCCTAAATTAGTGTACGTTCTTTTTTTGGATGAAGAAATGGTCAACCGTTTTTTTTTGGAATTACCATACATTTTAGAGAATCTTTAAGGCAAGAAATATACCATTCGTTTGAAACACACATGTAAAAGACTAAATCATAAACAGCAAAGACAAAGCATACTGAGTATTAAAACTGCATCACATATATGAACTACTCATAAACTCCAATAAGAGGTAGTTGTTGGTTTTAGTCCTGGTTGTTGGCAGAACTCCTACCACTTAGTATGTGGGAGACCATAAGTCCTCTGCTGAAGGCTTGATTAAACGGGAGCCTTATTTGAATCTCTGGACCAAAGAACATGGACATCATTGAGATAACAGCAAACAAGATGAATCCCATCATAAAGTCATATCCCCACGCTAATTTCATTACTAAAGGCCAAAGCCCTAGCCTTTGAGTTAGAGGCTTGCAGGCTTGTGAGATCTGCAATGAAAATAATTTAGATGTTTCATTAAAACATCAATAACATTAAACAGACATTTGTGAACAAGATTACTTACAAGTAATAGTCCCCATCCGGTTGAGAGGAAGGAGACCATGGCACCATGCAGAGGAAGAGGTCACCGAACGTTGCAAGATGAACAACCGTGATACCAATGACATTTATCACGGATGTCAGGAATACCACAAGTTTCGTGGTCCTGAATGCGCAATGGGAGTTCGTCCCGCCTGGACTCGCCTCACCCAAAACCTGTGGTAGTTATATATCAAAAGTAAAGCCCTTTGTTTATATCTTAAAGTGAGAACTGTTCAGAAGCTACGTACCTTCACAATGAGCATAATGATGACAACCACGAACCATGAACCCACGTAGATCTGAAACATTACTAGAACTAGTTAAACAAAATTAAAAAACTCTCATAAACTGTAAACAAGAAAACATATATACCCATATACTATGATTTTCTTCAAATGCAGTGAGCTGATACACGATCCCATATTGTAATACGAAAAATCTCGAAGCTAGGATAACCTCAATAGTCACACCAAGTACCCCTGAGTGTCGAAGATGTCCTTGTTCTTTTTCCCACCAAGACTCCCAACTCTTCTCCGATGGAACACCAAAACCCTCAAAATCATGTTCATATATCCACTTGGTCCAGTCTTTCCAGTCATCGAAAACTTTTTGCCACTCAAAACCAGAAGGGTTGAACAAGAAAGGAGCAAAGAGAAATGAGCCCACCATGAACCATACTGAAAACGTAATTAGAAAATGGGTAGAGCCAAGCATGTGGTACACAAGCAGGAGGACCACCAACTCAAAAGCCTTCACGAAATGACTACGGGAGTAGAATCTGTAGTTTTCAGCAAACTTGGCATGGGATACCACAAAGCCACGGCCAGTACCTCTGTATTCTGCACCTCCATGCAACAATGTTCTTCCGTAGTAGTGAGCTTTTGTCCCAAGTTGAAATGTGAAAAATACCGGACCAAGCTGAAACTTCTAGTCGCCAAAGATCGTATGAGTGTGTGCAAAGCTATTAATAAAACAGTACCTTCGTTTTATTTGTTTCTTAACTTATGAGATCAACATACATTATAGATCTCTTTATATAGGAACTCTTAACTTGTCCTAATACACTTGAGACTAGGAAACTTATCTTTATCCTAATCTTTAAGTTATTCTACTTTCCTTAATGAATAACTTGTATCCTAAACTATCTTATTGAAGCTTATCCACAACATTCTCCCTTCTAAGCTTCAAAGCGTTTTCACTTAGGTCTTGAACTTAAATCTTTTCTCTCAGTTCCTTAAACTTGATTCTTGCTAAGGCTTTAGTTAGGATGTCCGCTTTCTGTTCGACTCCGGGTATGTGCTCAATGTCGATCTCGTCTTGTTCCACACGTTCTCGTATGAAATGGAAGCGTTTATGGATATGCTTGCTTCGACTGTGAAAGACAGGATTCTTGGCCAGTGCAATAGCTGATTTATTAATCACACGAATCATTGTCTTTTCCATCTCTTTCCCTGTGATTTCACTCACCAAGTCTTGTAGCCAAATAGCTTGTTTAACAGCTTCAGTTGCGGCCATAAACTCCGCTTCACACGAAGATAATGCCACTGTGTCTTGCTTCTGAGAACACCAAGTGATTGGCGTTTCTCCTAGGCAGAACAAATGACCTGTTGTGCTTCTTCCATCGTCGGGATCGGTGTTGTGACTACTGTCACTATATCCAATGAGCTTCTTGGATCCTCCTTGCTTGAATGATAACCCATAACCAACTGTTCCTCTCAAGTATCTTAGGATTTGGTTCAATGTTTTGCCGTGTGAAGCTCTAGGAGAATGCAAATATCTACTTAGGATGCGAACAGAGAAAGCCATGTCAGGTCGTGTATGCATAAGATATCTGAGGCATCCGATTCTTCTTCGATAGAGTGTTGCGTCAATCTCCGGTTCATCTATTCCTTTGGAGAGTTGCAGACCAAACTCCATTGGTATACAGGTTGAGTTGCAGTCATCCATTGCAGCTTCCTTTAGTATATGTTGAGCATAGGCTTCTTGTTTGATCGTGATGCAGCCAGAACTCTGTTTAACTTCTAACCCAAGGTAATAGGTTAGCAGACCCAAGTCGGACATCTCAAAGTTACTCGACATATCCTTCTTGAACTCTTTTATTTCTTTTACAGAAGTTCCAGTCACAAAGAGATCATCAACGTAAATAGCCACTATAAGTAGTTTACCTCCATCTTCTCTTCGATACACGGAACTCTCCTTTGAGCACTTCTTGAACCTGAGTCGTTTCAGGATCTGATCAAGCTTTGTGTTCCAAGCTCGTGGAGCTTGTCTTAGACCATAAAGCACTTTAGAGAGTTTGAAAACCTTATGTTCATCTCCCTTCTTTTCAAACCCTTCAGGCTGTGAAACGTAAATATCTTCATTCAACTCACCGTGTAGGAAAGCTGTTTTGACATCTAGATGATGGATCTCCTACTGATTTGCTGCAGCTAAGCCAATTAGAAGTCTTATCGTCTCTAGTTTGGCTACAGGAGCAAATACCTCGTCAAAGTCGATACCATGTTCTTGTACATAACCTTTTGCCACAAGACGAGCTTTGAACTTGTTGATTGATCCATCTGCGTTTCTTTTTATTTTAAACACCCACTTGAGGCCAATGATCTTCAATTATTTGAGTTTCAGAATTTTAATTTATTGTGCATTTCTTCTAATTTCTAATGTTTCTTTAATTTATGTTTTTTTTTTCAAGGCGGAAGAAAATGATGGCGAGCCGGTTGATGATCTCGCCCTAATGAGGAGGGCGTATACGAACAAGAAGACCGGCCAGATTGATGACGGTCTTGTGAGGGACGTGGTCGACCTGGTCCAAACTCAGGTGGTAGACGAAGTGTCTCAGCTTCAAACCAAGGATGACGCTTCGACGGCTTCGACCAACTTGTCCCGGTTTCGAATCAACGAAATCGTTGAATCAGTAAGTTCTTTTTTTTAAAGTTCAATTTATTTATTTCTTGATTTTTATTTTATCATCAATTTATATTATGTAAATTTGGCTATTTATATTTCAGTCGGTTCCAAAGAAGAAGAGACGTTTGGTCGGTTTGGGTCGTCGCTCCCGGTCGGCTGCTNNNNNNNNNNNNNNNNNNNNNNNNNNNNNNNNNNNNNNNNNNNNNNNNNNNNNNNNNNNNNNNNNNNNNNNNNNNNNNNNNNNNNNNNNNNNNNNNNNNNNNNNNNNNNNNNNNNNNNNNNNNNNNNNNNNNNNNNNNNNNNNNNNNNNNNNNNNNNNNNNNNNNNNNNNNNNNNNNNNNNNNNNNNNNNNNNNNNNNNNNNNNNNNNNNNNNNNNAATGTTTTATTTTTATTTGTAGAACTTTGAATTATCTAATATGTTTTCAGTTTTAATTTTAATTTTATATTTTCGAATTTAAATTTCACAAATTTTAATTTTTTCGAAATTCCGAGGAAAAGCACCCTCGGAAATTTCCGACGACCTTTTCCTCGGAATAAGTCGTCGGAATTTTAAAAAAAAATCCGAGGGAATGTTCCTCGGAATTTTCCGAGGGACTACGTTCCTTGGAAATTTCCGAGGGCCACGTTCCTCGGAAATTCCCGATGCAAATTCCGAGGAAGATTTCGTCGGAACTTCCGAGGATTGGACCATCGGAAATTTCCTCGGAATATACCGAGGAAGTCCTCCCTCGGTATATTCCGAGGAACTTTCCGACGATCTAGTGGTCCTCGGAGTTTCCTCGGAAATTCAGTTCCTCGGAATTCCGTCGGAAATTTCCGAGGGATTTCCGAGGAAAAATGAATTTCCGAGGAGTTATTTCCGACGACTTTTTTCGTCGGTATGTCGTCGGAATAGCCTTATTCCGACGACATACCGACGATTTTTTCCCTCAGTATGCCGCTGTTTTCTTGTAGTGTATCTACTAACGTCCAAGTGTGATTTTTG
Proteins encoded in this window:
- the LOC106340654 gene encoding probable myosin-binding protein 4, coding for MVPNVMFDQKVPVLTYAACEWFLIFLMLIDALLSYLLVWFARYCRLQMPCFLCSKILHPLHWRLLICRNHRSEVSSYMSCLNHDNKLADCRGMCNDCLLSFTKTTGPNPDVNRLLLGKLGYDLLSTSHSAHLRSCSCCDKPWRARHHTQRLIRLGSRGRNSKPNIPAPRHHLTRRGSGGSLKKMRDRRPATSGGEYVDAGSRSDGVAHAGYTELKVHSGSESDFLFTDDDAFLQMTDFNVVDPPETRVRKSRSRTSFEDKKTPKRKQDVQDNKDKNKDYKNVGSPMHERKIVDKTQDQPPVPLGEHASVIFELITMSEARPFSLDLPQEDNAGASTQNDNETEPSGNSSPSGGEFLSRRENSASQELQIQEHDDSADSAQNISDSDVKMEESDATMEQKVSAHQPDSVADNEEDGAEEDCKPSTSDAPAHEQSSEEEKETNEKNVAEEYFSNEEVEEVNEHSEPLTSKEVSVSAEEQSSEEVEDSHEVDDVDNGASEQLTSNNATGSATEEHSVKEEHGDDHEETDPLTSPKLSSQEPSLQHSDKDSSKVTETQSTSKEPPELKNSASVESFASISSDIEGESLVDLLKQQLEYDRKCLRELSKELEEERNASAIATNEAMAMITRLQEEKAALQMEALQYLRMMDEQAEHDVDALERANDVLADREKEIQDLEMELEYYRVKYPDESREEILASMGVLEGVETSGNSETDETSEKVPTYA
- the LOC106336664 gene encoding PTI1-like tyrosine-protein kinase 2 isoform X2; the encoded protein is MHRWICCGRSSGDSDVSNDEQHLKTQWQQSQANNTPKPQAVAKPEAPKEALPIEVPLLSVEEVKEKTDNFGSKSLIGEGSYGRVYYATLSDGKAVALKKLDVAPEAETNTEFLSQVSMVSRLKHENFIQLVGYCVDESLRVLAYEFATMGSLHDVLHGRKGVQGAQPGPTLDWITRVKIAVEAARGLEYLHEKVQPPVIHRDVRSSNVLLFEDYQAKVADFNLSNQAPDNAARLHSTRVLGTFGYHAPEYAMTGQLTQKSDVYSFGVVLLELLTGRKPVDHTMPRGQQSLVTWATPRLSEDKVKQCVDPKLKGEYPPKSVAKLAAVAALCVQYESEFRPNMSIVVKALQPLLKTPAPVPVTEP
- the LOC106336664 gene encoding PTI1-like tyrosine-protein kinase 2 isoform X1; the encoded protein is MHRWICCGRSSGDSDVSNDEQHLKTQWQQSQAANNTPKPQAVAKPEAPKEALPIEVPLLSVEEVKEKTDNFGSKSLIGEGSYGRVYYATLSDGKAVALKKLDVAPEAETNTEFLSQVSMVSRLKHENFIQLVGYCVDESLRVLAYEFATMGSLHDVLHGRKGVQGAQPGPTLDWITRVKIAVEAARGLEYLHEKVQPPVIHRDVRSSNVLLFEDYQAKVADFNLSNQAPDNAARLHSTRVLGTFGYHAPEYAMTGQLTQKSDVYSFGVVLLELLTGRKPVDHTMPRGQQSLVTWATPRLSEDKVKQCVDPKLKGEYPPKSVAKLAAVAALCVQYESEFRPNMSIVVKALQPLLKTPAPVPVTEP